In Microbacterium sp. zg-Y818, the genomic window GGGGGCTCCGGCGGCAGCTTGGGCGTGCGAGTGCGCTCGCTGTAGGTGCCGGCCAGCAGGTCGCCGAGGCGCTCCGCCCGCGGGGTGAAGGCCGCGACGATCCCGGCCACGGCGCCGAGGGTGAACCACAGCTCGAACACGCCAACGAGGGCCCGGATGAATGCCTGCCGCAAGCCGGCCGCTCCGCCGTCGGTGCGCACGATGCGGGCGCCGATCGCGAGCTTGCCGAGACTGCGCCCGCGGGTGGCGGTCTCGACGGTCGTCGGGATCACGACGGTCACGAGGACGAGCACGACGATCGTGTAGACGGTTGTGAGGTCGCCGCCGAGCACGCTGCGGCCGGCGGCCCATGAAGCGGCCGCCGCGAGCAGCTGGAACAGTGCCACTCCGGCGAGCATGTCGATGAGCGCGCCCACCGCGCGCAGAAAGTAGCCGACCGGCTGCACATCGAGGGCGACGGCTTCACCCGTGAGGATCTCGTCCTGCTGGATCTCCACGGCGGGCCCGGGCGTCGGCATGGCTACAGTGAATCACATGGATGCCGACGCACTCACCGCCGCCCGGCGCGAGGAGTGGGCGCGGCTCGACGAGCTGAGCCGTCGTCGCCGGCTCGGCGGGGCCGAGGCCGACGAGCTGGTCACGCGCTACCGCGCGGCTTCGGCCGATCTCGCGGAGCTGAAGACGTCGGCCGGCCGCACCCCCGAGGGCGACTACCTCTCGACCCTGCTCTCGCGGGCCCGACTGCGGCTGACCGGCACACCCGACAATGTGCTGCGTCAGATGCCCCGGTTCTTCCTGCGCCAGCTGCCCGCTGGCCTCTACCGCCTGCGCTACACGACTCTCGCGATCGCGGTCGGATTCGTCGCGGTCGCCGCGCTGGTGGCGGCCTGGGTGGCGCGGGACCCCGCGGCGCTGGCGTCGATGGGCAGCCAGGCCCAGTTGCAGCAGTACGCCGAGAACGACTTCACGCAGTACTACAGCGAGAATCCCGCGGCGGTGTTCGCGGGCACGGTCTGGACCAACAACGCCTGGATCGCCGCGCAGTGCGTGCTCTTCGGCATCACGGGATTGTGGCCCGTCATGGTGCTGGTGCAGAACGCCGTCGGGGTCGGCACGGCAGCGGCTGTGCTCTTCGCCTTCGACCGGGGCGACGTGTTCCTCCTCCACATCGCGCCGCACGGACTGCTGGAGCTGACGAGCATCTTCGTCGCCGGTGCGGCAGGGCTCCACATCTTCTGGGCGTGGGTCGCCCCCGGCAGGCGGGGGAGGGGCGAGGCCGTCGCTGCAGCGGGACGGTCGCTGGCGACGGTGGCCATCGGGCTGGTGTTCGCCCTTGCGCTCTCGGGACTGATCGAGGGGTTCGTCACCGCGCAGCCGTGGCCCTGGCCCCTGAAGATCGGCATCGGGGCCGCAGCGCTCGCCCTCTTCCTCGTGTACATGCTCGTCGTCGGCGGCCGCGCGCAGCGCCTGGGCGAGACCGGCGATCTCACCGAGTACGAAAGCGGCACCCCCCGCCTCATCGCCGGCTGACGCCTTCACGCGTGTTTTGGATGATTCAAAACAACGCTAGAATGAAGACATGACGCAGCAGAGTACCCCGGATGCCGCGGACGCGATCCGCGCCGCCGGACTGCGCCTCACCGACTCCCGCCGCGCGGTCTACGACGCGCTCGCCGGCCAGCCGCACGCGAGCGCCGACGACGTCTACGCGCGAGTCGCGCCGGTAGCCCCGCGCACGAGCAAGCAGTCGGTTTACAACGCCCTCGGCGACTTCGCCGATGCCGGACTGGTGCGCCGTATCGAGCCCGCGGGGCGGCCGATGCTCTTCGAGCTGCGCGTGGCCGACAACCACCACCACCTCGTCTGCACATCGTGCGGGCGCATCGAGGACGTGGACTGCACGGTGGGCCATGCCCCCTGCATGCACCCCTCCGAGACCCACGGTTTCGCGGTCACCTCCGCCGAGGTGACGTTCTGGGGTCGCTGCGACTCCTGCGCCGCCGCCTGATCTCCCTGACTCGCTTTCATCCCGAACCCGCAATTGGAAGGACCCCCATGACCGACGACACGATTTCCGAGATCGGCGCCGACGCGACCGACATCGACCAGTCCGTCACCGTCACCGACACCGACAAGGCACACGCTGAGCAGGCAGCGAAGGCAGGCGGATGCCCCGTCGTGCACGGCGCCGGCGCCGGCGCGGCGCACCCCGCCGGCCAGCCGCACCCCACCACGGGTTCTGCCAACAACGTCTGGTGGCCCAACCAGCTGAACCTGCGCATCCTCAAGAAGAACCCGGCCGAGGCCAACCCCCTCGGCGGCGACTTCGACTACAAGGCGGCCTTCGCATCCCTGGACCTCGCCGCCGTCAAGGCGGACATCGCAGAGACCCTCACCACGTCGCAGGACTGGTGGCCGGCCGACTTCGGCAACTACGGCCCGCTCATCATCCGCATGGCCTGGCACAGCGCCGGCACCTACCGTGCGACCGACGGTCGCGGTGGTGGCGGCGCCGGTCAGCAGCGCTTCGCGCCGCTGAACAGCTGGCCCGACAACGTCAACCTCGACAAGGCACGTCGTCTGCTGTGGCCGGTCAAGAAGAAGTACGGCCAGGCGCTGTCGTGGGCCGACCTCATGATCCTCGCTGGAAACGTCGCGCTGGAGAGCATGGGATTCGAGACCTTCGGCTTCGGCGGCGGCCGCGCCGACGTCTGGGAGCCGGACGACGACGTGTACTGGGGCCCCGAGACCACATGGCTCGGCGACGAGCGCTACACCGGTGAGCGGGACCTCGAAAAGCCCCTCGCCGCAGTGCAGATGGGCCTCATCTACGTCAACCCCGAGGGCCCGGCCGGCAACCCCGACCCGCTCGCCTCGGCACGCGACATCCGCGAGACCTTCGCGCGCATGGGGATGAACGACGAGGAGACCGTCGCGCTCATCGCCGGCGGCCACACCTTCGGCAAGACCCACGGCGCAGCCCCCGACTCCAACCTCGAGGACAACCCCGAGGCGGCGGGTCTGGAGATGCAGGGCCTGGGCTGGAAGAACAACTATGGCACCGGCAAGGGCGACGACACCATCACGTCGGGCCTCGAGGTGACGTGGACCTACCACCCCACCCGCTGGGACAACGAGTTCTTCCACATCCTCTACGCCTATGAGTGGGAGCTCATGAAGAGCCCCGCCGGTGCGCACCAGTGGCGCCCGAAGAACGGCGGCGGCGCCGACATGGTGCCGATGGCCCACGACCCGCAGACCCGTCGCGAGCCCCGCATGCTCACCAGTGACTTGGCGCTGCGCGTTGACCCCGAGTACGACAAGATCTCGCGTCGCTTCCTCGAAGACCCGGTGGCCTTCGGTGACGCCTTCGCCCGCGCATGGTTCAAGCTGACCCACCGCGACATGGGCCCCATCGCCCGGTACCTCGGCCCCGAGGTCCCGACCGAAGAGCTCATCTGGCAGGACCCGGTGCCGGCGGTCGACCACGTGCTGATCGACGCGGCAGACGCCGCAGCGCTGAAGCAGCAGATCCTCGCCACCGGTCTGACGACCGAGCAGCTCGTGTCCACCGCCTGGGCGGCGGCATCGTCGTTCCGCGGCAGTGACAAGCGCGGCGGCGTCAACGGCGCCCGCATCCGCCTGTCGCCGCAGAAGGACTGGCAGGTCAACAACCCGCCGCAGCTGAAGCTCGTGCTCGACGCCCTCGAGGGCGTGCAGAGCGCCTTCAACGAGGGGCGCACCGACGGCAAGAAGGTGTCGCTGGCCGACATCATCGTGCTCGCCGGCAACGCGGCGGTCGAGAAGGCAGCCCACGCCGCCGGTGTCGACGCCGACGTGGTGTTCCACCCGGGCCGCACCGACGCCACGCAGGAGCAGACCGACGCGGACTCGTTCGCGTACCTCGAGCCTGCCGCCGACGGGTTCCGCAACTACTACGGACCCAAGGCGTTCCTCCCGCAGGAGCACCACCTCGTCGACAAGGCGAACCTGCTGACCCTCACGGCGCCCGAGATGACGGTGCTCGTGGGTGGCCTGCGGGTGCTCGGGGCGAACTGGGACGGCTCCGAGTACGGCGTACTGACGAACCGGCCGGGTGTGCTGACGAACGACTTCTTCGTGAACCTGCTCGACCTCGGCACCACGTGGACGCCGCTGGACCCCGGTTCGCAGGCGTTCGAGGGCATCAAGGACGGCTCGGGCGAGCGCGTCGGCCGCGGCACGCGCGTCGACCTGCTGTTCGGCTCCAACTCCGAGCTCCGCGCCCTCGCGGAGGTCTACGCGAGCGATGACGCGCAGGAGAAGTTCGTGCGCGACTTCGTCGCCGCGTGGGGCAAGGTCATGGAGCTGGACCGCTTCGACCTGCGCTGATCCACCCGCACGGCAGCACAGCGGCCCGTCCCCCTCGGGGGCGGGCCGCTGTGCTGCCGTGCGCTCAGCCCAGTTCGCGTCCGTCGAAGAGCGCCCGATGGCAGAAGCCGGCGATGAGGGCCCCGACGATCGGGAAGACGATGAACACCCAGAGCTGCAGCAGCGCGTCAGGACCGCCGTAGAGGGCCGTGGCGATGGAGCGGGCGGGGTTGACCGACGTGTTGTCGATCGGGATGGATACCAGGTGGATGAGGGTGAGCGTCAGACCGATCACCAGTCCGGCGAGCTTCGTTCCCCGGGACGGATGGGTCACCCCCAGGATGACGAGCACGAAGATCGCGGTGAACAGGATCTCGGCGATGATCGCGGCGCCCAGACCGAACCCGCCGGGGGAGTGCTCGTCGAAGCCGTTGCTGGCGAAGCCGCCGTCCTGAGCGGAGCGCAGCCAGCCGTCGGGTCCGAAGAGCCCGATGAGCACGAGGAGGGTGGTCCCCACGGCGCCGCCCACGAGCTGCGCGACGATGTAGGCGAGGGTCTCGCGCCACGGGAAGCGACCCGCCGCGGCCAGCCCGAGGGTCACCGCCGGATTGAAGTGGCCACCCGAGATCGGGCCCCAGGCATAGGCGCCCGCGACCACCGTGAGGCCGAAGGCGAGGGCGACCCCGACGAATCCGATGCCGAGGGATGTGCCCTCGGGGCCGACGCCGTAGTCCGCGGCGAAGAGCGCGGCGCCGATGGAGCCGAACACCAGCAGGAACGTGCCCATCGCCTCCGCGGACATCCGCAGGGCCATGCTCGGTCCCCCGGGGGCGGCGGCGTGGTCGAGAGGCGTGGGGGCGACGTGTTCTTCCGGACGAGGATCATTGCTCATGGCTGTGCCTCCTTTCGGGCTCACAGTAGCCCGCCGCCGCGGGCCTCGATAGCGCCACTGCGAGAGAGCGCGTCGGTCATTGCCGGAAGACGCGACTGATGGCGGCGGCCAGCACGGAGACCTGCATCCAGAGCATGGCGCGATACAGGGGGCGAAGCACGAGAGCGGCGAGGGGGCGCGGCCGGCGCCCCGCGGGTGGCTCCCAGGCCAAGGAGATGCCCAGGTGCGTGCCGCCGGCGGCGTGCTCGAGCGAGAGCGTCACGCGACGGGCGTGGCTGCGGGCGACGTCCGGATACCGGAAGCGCCACTGGACCGACACCGGTTCCTGTGTCGACACGAGATGCATCTCCTGCTGCCGCATCGCCGGTGTGATCCGCAGCGGTCGCCCGTCGGGGGCGTGCGTGCGGGGCCGGCCGATCCAGACGTCGCCGCCGGCCCCGCCGTGCGGTCGGGTCACGCTGCCGATGACGGCATCCCATTCGGGGATCCGCTCCGCGTCGGACACCAGCGCCCACACCTGCTCGGGCGGCGCCGGGACGAACGCCGTCGTCGAGGTCGACAAAGGAGCCTGGTCTCGTCGTCGCCGCGGTGCCGTCGGCAGCCGGTCGGCGTCGTCCAGGCGTCGTGCCACCTCGTCAGCACTCGCCCCCAGGCGCTCCAGGGTCGCGGCGATGAACCCGCTCGGCTCGGCGACCAGCGCGCGCAGGATCGCAGGCGCATCGCCGCCCCGGCCGGCGCGGGAGGCATCCTTCATGACCTGCAGCGCCCGCCCGCTCCAGTGGTACCCCTGCGTCTCGTGGAAGACGATCCGTCCGGGCTCCACCGCCGGCGCCTCGACCCCGAGAGACTCCAGCTGCGCGGTGTGCTGCGCCGACAGGGCGGCCCGCGTGTTCTCGACGGTCACGCCGAGGCTGCGCAGCACCTGACCTGCCACGCCGCCGTCGAGGGTCAGGGCGATGAGCAGGTGCTCGCAGTCCGCTTCGCGCAGGCCCTGACGGGAGGCCTCCTCCATGGCCATCAGCGACAGGACGTGGCTCGTGGCGACCGCCTCGCCGAACGTCGCCATCAGCCGTGCCTCCGCGGCACCGGGATGGCCGGGTCGACGCGTTTGGCGTACTTCTTGTGCACAGCCTGACGGCTGACGCCGAGGGCATCGGCGATGGTCTGCCACGTCATGCCCGCGCGCAGCGCGGCCTCGACCTGCCGCAGCTCGAGTCGGTCGGTGAGGGTCCGCAGGGATGCCACGGCGCGCAGCCCAGCGCGAGGGTCGGCCGTGTCGCTGGCTGCGTCGGCGATCTGAGAAGCTTGCATGCTGTCAACATACGTTGCTAACAAAGGGGGGGTCAACCTGAGTTGCTAAGGTGTGACGCGCACCGGCGGCTCAGAGCCGGCCGGCCGCCTTGAGCGCCAGGTACCGGTCGGCGATCTGCGGCGGCAGGTCATCGGGCGAGGCGCTGAGCGCGTCTCCGCCCGCGCGGGCGACGGCCGCGGCCACCCTGGCAGCGTCGCGCGCGCTGCGCTGCACCGCCGCCGCGCGGTACACGTCATCGGCGGTCCGTCGCCCGCCGGTGGCCTCGTCGGAGGGATCGGGCGCGGCGTCGGTGGCGGTGCCGACGAGCACGTGCGCCCGCCGCGCGACGGCGCCGAGCGAGCCCAGGAACCCGCGGGAGGACTCGGGGGAGTCCTGCGCGGTCAGCAGCACCACCAGCGACGGCCGGGAGGTGAGGGCGCGCACCTGCGCGAAGGCGGCATCCCAGTCGGTGTCGATCAGCTGCGCCTCCACGGGCGCCATCGCGTCGACCATCGCCGGCAGGAGCGCTGGGCCGTCGATGCCGGTGACCCGCGCCCGCAGCACCCGGTCGAACATCGCCAGATGCACGTGGTCGCCGGCGCGCGAGGCGAGGGCGGCCAGCAGCAGGGCCGCCTCCATCGCGGCATCCAGGCGTACGCCGTCCCCGACCCGCGCGGCGGCGGTGCGCCCGGTGTCGACGATGATCACGACGTGCCTGTCCCGCTCGGGGCGCCAGGTGCGCAGCATCGTCGTGCCGGCGCGAGCGGTGGCGCGCCAGTCGATGGAGCGCACGTCGTCGCCGCGGACGTACTCGCGCAGGCTGTCGAACTCGGTGCCCTGCCCGCGCACCTGCACGCTGGTGTTGCCGTCGAGTTCGCGCAGCCGCGCCAATCGTGAGGGCAGGTGACGCCGCGACGCGAACGGCGGGAGCACCCGCACGGCGCCGGGCGCCTCGAGGCGCGCCTGCCGCCCCGCCATGCCGAGCGGGCCGCCGGAGCGGACGACGACGAAGTCGCTGCGCAGCTCGCCCCGCCGCCGTGGCCGCAGCGGCATCGGGATCGTCCGGCGCTCGCCGGCCGGGACGTCCAGCGCAGCGCGGCCCTCCGGCGCGCCAGCCGTGGGCTGCCAGGCATCGCGCAGGTGGCCGCGCACCCGCCGTGGGCCGCCGTTGTGCACGACGAGCGAAGTGTCCACGCGCTCGCCCAGCCGGGTGCGGGTGGGACCGGTGCGCGTGAAGCTCAACCCGCGGGGGTCCGGCGTGGTTGCGGCATCCACGCCCGTCGCCAGCGCGCACAGCACGAGCCACACCCCGGCGACCGCCCACGGGGCGATGCCGGCCGAGCCCAGCAGCACCACGGGCACGACGCCGAGGGCGACCAGTGCAGGAAGACGGCCGGTGACGTACATGGTTCCTTCGGAGACGCGGGTCGGAGACGTGGGGCGGGGGACGCGGGATGCGGCGGGCGGACGCCGGCTCAGATCGGCACGGGGGTCTGCTGCTGCACCGACGCGAGGATCGCCTCCACCGACACGCCCTCGATCTCCGCCTCGGGTCGCAGCCGCAGCCGGTGCCGCCAGGCGGGCATCAGCATGGCCTGCACGTGGTCGGGCGTGATGGCGGGGTAGCCGCCCAGCCACGCCCAGACCTTGGCCGCCGCCAGCAGCGCCGTCGCGGCGCGCGGGCTCGCACCCAGCTGCACGGACGGCGCCTGCCGGGTGGCCCGGGCGAGGTCGACGACGTAGCCGAGCACATCGTCGGCGACGGCGACGGATGCCGCGGCGCGCTGGGCGGCGCGGATCTCGTCGGCCCCGACGACTGCGCTCAGGCCCGCCGCATCGAGGTCACCCGGCCGGAACCCGTCGGCGTGGCGGCGCAGCACCGCGAGCTCGGCGTCGCGGGCGGGGACGCCGATGACGAGCTTCAGCAGGAAGCGGTCCAGCTGGGCCTCGGGGAGCGAGTAGGTGCCTTCGTGCTCCACCGGGTTCTGCGTCGCAGCGACGAGGAAGGGGTCCGGGATCGGGCGGGTGACCCCGTCGGCCGAAACCTGGCGCTCCTCCATGGCCTCGAGGAGTGCGGCCTGGGTCTTGGGGGGCGTGCGGTTGATCTCGTCGGCCAGCAGCACGTTGGTGAACACCGGTCCCTCGCGGAACTCGAACTCGCCCGAGCGCGCGTCGTACACCAGCGACCCGGACACGTCGCCGGGCATGAGGTCCGGCGTGAACTGCACGCGCTTGGTGTCCAGGCCGATCGCCCGGCTGAACGAGCGGACCAGCAGCGTCTTGGCGACGCCGGGCACGCCCTCCAGCAGCACGTGGCCGCGCGCGAGCAGGGCGATCAGCAGCCCTGTCACGGCGCCGTCCTGGCCGATGACGGCCTTGCCTACTTCCAGGCGCACGCGGTTCATCGCCTCGCGCAGGGCGTCGTCGTCGATCGGCGTCGCGGGTGCGGCGGCGGAGGGCTCGAGGTGGGTCACTGCGGGTTCCTCTCGGGTCGGACGGCGAGACGGACGGCCGTCTCGAGATCATCCAGGGCGTCGGCGAGCGCGACGAGTTCGGCGTCGGTGGCGGGCAGGTCGTCGATCAGGATGCCGCGCACGCGGCCGCGGTCCGCCCCGACGAGACCGGCTGCGGCGTCGGCGATGGTGGGGGCGGGGGTCGCGGGACCGAGGCCCAGCGTGCGGGCCAGACGCTCCAGGGCGCCGAAGCGCAGGAGGTCGGCAGCGTGGACGGTGTCCCGGGCTCGGGCGTAGAGGCGCGATCGCCCCTCGGTGGTCTCCGAGGCCCTCACGGTCACCGGCAGGTCCTCGGTGACGAGCGGGCCGAACCGGCGGCCGCGCCACACGATGGCGGCGACCGCCGATGCCAGCACCACGACGATCGCGGGCGTCACCCAGTCGGGCGTGAGCTCGCCCAGTGTCGGGGCGGTGTCGGGGAGAGCGCCGTCGCCGAGGGCAGGCAGGTACCAGATCAGCCTCGGCTGGCGCCCCAGCAGGTTCGCCGCGAGTGCGGCGTTGCCGTCATCGGCGAGGTGCGCATTGGTGAAGAGCTCGCCGGCGTCGAGTGCGGCGATGCGGCCGGTGTCGCGCTCGACCGCGAGGAGGGCGTATCCGTCGCCAGACGGGTAGCAGGCGATGACGCCCGCCCCCGGGGTGAAGACGGCTCCCGGTGCGATCGCGCCGGCACGTTGCGCCTCGGCGAGGGTGCACTCCGGTTCGGCGCGGGCGCCGTCGCCGATCCCGGCGGCTGCGGCGTCGTCGAGGAGCACCCGGACGTCGCGCGAACGGGGGTCGACGAGCACGACGTCGTCGGCCATGCGCGTGAGGCTCTCGAGCGTTTCGTCGTCGAGTGCGGCGGTGTCGGTGAGCACGAGGGTGTCATCGCTGCCGGCCAGGGCCCGCTCTGCCGACGGCCGGTCGCGGACGACGTCGACGCGGATGCCCTGGTCGCGCAGCACCTCCGCGACCGCGCGCGTGCCCCCGGGCCCCACGGACTCCGGATCCAGCGCATCGCGCTCGGTCCAGTCGCCGAGGGAGAGGAGGGCCGCTGAGCCCGCCCCGGTGATCACGAGGGCGGCGGCGATCGCCGCCCATCCGCCGAAGCGTCGGCGGCGTGTGGCGGTGTCGGGCTGGGCGGGCGCCGTCATGGTGCGGGCACCGGGTCGCGCCGGGGGGAGGACACGACGGCGTCGTCGTCGACCGCGGCGACAGCGCGGTAAAGCTCAGGCGTTCCCGGCAGACGCAGGTAGCGCACATCGTCGAAGGCGCTCGCCGCCCGCTCCAGGCGCTCGGCGAGCGCGGGCAGGGCAGCGCCGGCGTCGCGCGCGAAGGCGTGCACGGTGGCCCCGGGGGTGACGTCCACGATGCCGCGCTCGTCGAGCGCGCGGGCCAGCGCGCGGAACCGCTCGACGACGGCCGCATCCCATTCGCCGCGATCGGCGTGCTGCGCGGCCGCGGCCCGCAGCTGGGCGGCGGTGCGCTGCTCGGGATCTCCGAAGAGGTCCGCGGCGGTGCGCGAGCGGGCCGGAGTCCGCGGCATCCCCCAGATGGCGAGCGCGACCACGACCAGGGCGACGATGAGCACGGACACCCCGATCGCCAGCCACGGACCCCATCCCTCGGGGAGCTCGGTGGCGAAGAGGTCGCGGAAGAAGCGCTCCACGCCGTACGCGAAGCGGTCCAGGGCCGTCGGCTCGGTGATCGCGTAGGCGGGGTCGGACAGCTCCGTCTCGGCCCAGCGGCGTGCCTCTTCCCCGTCGGGGATCAGCGGAACGTCCGCGGTCAGGGCTTCACCCACGGGTGCGATCCCTCTTCGCTCGGCGCGCCGGGCTCGGTCCGCGGCGCCGCAGGGGCGGGCGTGGTCGGCGCCGGCGGCGGGTACGCGCCTGGCGGCGGGGGATACGCACCTGCCGCGTATGGCGGGTACACGCCCGCGGGCGGGGGATACGCGCCCGCCGGCGGCGGGTAAGCGCCCGCGGGCGGAGGATACGCGCCCGCAGGCGGCGGGTAAGCGGCGTAGGGCGCCGGGCCGGCCGCCCGCGGGGCCACGGTGCGGCCGATGTGGAGTGTGTACGGATCCTCGAGGTCCGTGACTCCGGCGTCGCGCCGCTCGACGTAGGCGAGCAGGTCCTGGTCCAGACCCTCTCGCCGCATGCGGCAGTCGACGTAGATGAGCGATGTCGCCGTGGACTGCACGATGATCGCGACGGACTGCACGAGCACCGTGACCACCTGCGTCAGCACGCCGCCGACGATGAGGGCGACGAAGAAGCCGGTGTCGGGGTCCCCGGTGGGGGAGAGCACCGTGGAGACGGCGGTGGTCGCCAGCGAGAACGGCAGGCTCACCGCCTGGCCGATGAAGCCGAAGGCGGTCGAGATGAGGACGACGATGCCGAGCGTCGACCAGAATCGGCCGCGGGTGAGCGACCACGACCGTGCGATGGCGCCGGTGATCGTCGCGCGTTCGAGGATGATCGCCGGGGGCACGAGCAGCAGCTTCACCGTCAGCCACAGCGCGAGCGGGATCGCCGCGAGCGCCAGGCCCACCGAGAGCGCCAGCCCGCTGATGGGCTCGCTGAGGACGAGCGCGACGGCGCCGGCGACGACGATGCCCATGGCCACCAGCACGACGAGGGTCAGCAGCAGGGTATAGCCCACCAGGCGCCAGATGACGGGCTTCACCTGCGCCCACAGCGCGCGGAGGGTGAG contains:
- a CDS encoding DUF4129 domain-containing protein encodes the protein MGEALTADVPLIPDGEEARRWAETELSDPAYAITEPTALDRFAYGVERFFRDLFATELPEGWGPWLAIGVSVLIVALVVVALAIWGMPRTPARSRTAADLFGDPEQRTAAQLRAAAAQHADRGEWDAAVVERFRALARALDERGIVDVTPGATVHAFARDAGAALPALAERLERAASAFDDVRYLRLPGTPELYRAVAAVDDDAVVSSPRRDPVPAP
- a CDS encoding RDD family protein; translation: MPTPGPAVEIQQDEILTGEAVALDVQPVGYFLRAVGALIDMLAGVALFQLLAAAASWAAGRSVLGGDLTTVYTIVVLVLVTVVIPTTVETATRGRSLGKLAIGARIVRTDGGAAGLRQAFIRALVGVFELWFTLGAVAGIVAAFTPRAERLGDLLAGTYSERTRTPKLPPEPPGVPPALAGWATIADVGRLPDGLARRIAQFARQARDLEPAARARTAVSLAAETRSFVAPVPAVDPETFLLGVVAVRRERELRALRGEDERAAALTAGVGVAPRGFPVR
- a CDS encoding Fur family transcriptional regulator, which produces MTQQSTPDAADAIRAAGLRLTDSRRAVYDALAGQPHASADDVYARVAPVAPRTSKQSVYNALGDFADAGLVRRIEPAGRPMLFELRVADNHHHLVCTSCGRIEDVDCTVGHAPCMHPSETHGFAVTSAEVTFWGRCDSCAAA
- the aqpZ gene encoding aquaporin Z is translated as MALRMSAEAMGTFLLVFGSIGAALFAADYGVGPEGTSLGIGFVGVALAFGLTVVAGAYAWGPISGGHFNPAVTLGLAAAGRFPWRETLAYIVAQLVGGAVGTTLLVLIGLFGPDGWLRSAQDGGFASNGFDEHSPGGFGLGAAIIAEILFTAIFVLVILGVTHPSRGTKLAGLVIGLTLTLIHLVSIPIDNTSVNPARSIATALYGGPDALLQLWVFIVFPIVGALIAGFCHRALFDGRELG
- a CDS encoding DUF58 domain-containing protein, encoding MYVTGRLPALVALGVVPVVLLGSAGIAPWAVAGVWLVLCALATGVDAATTPDPRGLSFTRTGPTRTRLGERVDTSLVVHNGGPRRVRGHLRDAWQPTAGAPEGRAALDVPAGERRTIPMPLRPRRRGELRSDFVVVRSGGPLGMAGRQARLEAPGAVRVLPPFASRRHLPSRLARLRELDGNTSVQVRGQGTEFDSLREYVRGDDVRSIDWRATARAGTTMLRTWRPERDRHVVIIVDTGRTAAARVGDGVRLDAAMEAALLLAALASRAGDHVHLAMFDRVLRARVTGIDGPALLPAMVDAMAPVEAQLIDTDWDAAFAQVRALTSRPSLVVLLTAQDSPESSRGFLGSLGAVARRAHVLVGTATDAAPDPSDEATGGRRTADDVYRAAAVQRSARDAARVAAAVARAGGDALSASPDDLPPQIADRYLALKAAGRL
- the katG gene encoding catalase/peroxidase HPI, translating into MTDDTISEIGADATDIDQSVTVTDTDKAHAEQAAKAGGCPVVHGAGAGAAHPAGQPHPTTGSANNVWWPNQLNLRILKKNPAEANPLGGDFDYKAAFASLDLAAVKADIAETLTTSQDWWPADFGNYGPLIIRMAWHSAGTYRATDGRGGGGAGQQRFAPLNSWPDNVNLDKARRLLWPVKKKYGQALSWADLMILAGNVALESMGFETFGFGGGRADVWEPDDDVYWGPETTWLGDERYTGERDLEKPLAAVQMGLIYVNPEGPAGNPDPLASARDIRETFARMGMNDEETVALIAGGHTFGKTHGAAPDSNLEDNPEAAGLEMQGLGWKNNYGTGKGDDTITSGLEVTWTYHPTRWDNEFFHILYAYEWELMKSPAGAHQWRPKNGGGADMVPMAHDPQTRREPRMLTSDLALRVDPEYDKISRRFLEDPVAFGDAFARAWFKLTHRDMGPIARYLGPEVPTEELIWQDPVPAVDHVLIDAADAAALKQQILATGLTTEQLVSTAWAAASSFRGSDKRGGVNGARIRLSPQKDWQVNNPPQLKLVLDALEGVQSAFNEGRTDGKKVSLADIIVLAGNAAVEKAAHAAGVDADVVFHPGRTDATQEQTDADSFAYLEPAADGFRNYYGPKAFLPQEHHLVDKANLLTLTAPEMTVLVGGLRVLGANWDGSEYGVLTNRPGVLTNDFFVNLLDLGTTWTPLDPGSQAFEGIKDGSGERVGRGTRVDLLFGSNSELRALAEVYASDDAQEKFVRDFVAAWGKVMELDRFDLR
- a CDS encoding stage II sporulation protein M, which gives rise to MDADALTAARREEWARLDELSRRRRLGGAEADELVTRYRAASADLAELKTSAGRTPEGDYLSTLLSRARLRLTGTPDNVLRQMPRFFLRQLPAGLYRLRYTTLAIAVGFVAVAALVAAWVARDPAALASMGSQAQLQQYAENDFTQYYSENPAAVFAGTVWTNNAWIAAQCVLFGITGLWPVMVLVQNAVGVGTAAAVLFAFDRGDVFLLHIAPHGLLELTSIFVAGAAGLHIFWAWVAPGRRGRGEAVAAAGRSLATVAIGLVFALALSGLIEGFVTAQPWPWPLKIGIGAAALALFLVYMLVVGGRAQRLGETGDLTEYESGTPRLIAG
- a CDS encoding Clp protease N-terminal domain-containing protein, whose protein sequence is MATFGEAVATSHVLSLMAMEEASRQGLREADCEHLLIALTLDGGVAGQVLRSLGVTVENTRAALSAQHTAQLESLGVEAPAVEPGRIVFHETQGYHWSGRALQVMKDASRAGRGGDAPAILRALVAEPSGFIAATLERLGASADEVARRLDDADRLPTAPRRRRDQAPLSTSTTAFVPAPPEQVWALVSDAERIPEWDAVIGSVTRPHGGAGGDVWIGRPRTHAPDGRPLRITPAMRQQEMHLVSTQEPVSVQWRFRYPDVARSHARRVTLSLEHAAGGTHLGISLAWEPPAGRRPRPLAALVLRPLYRAMLWMQVSVLAAAISRVFRQ
- a CDS encoding DUF4350 domain-containing protein, with the translated sequence MTAPAQPDTATRRRRFGGWAAIAAALVITGAGSAALLSLGDWTERDALDPESVGPGGTRAVAEVLRDQGIRVDVVRDRPSAERALAGSDDTLVLTDTAALDDETLESLTRMADDVVLVDPRSRDVRVLLDDAAAAGIGDGARAEPECTLAEAQRAGAIAPGAVFTPGAGVIACYPSGDGYALLAVERDTGRIAALDAGELFTNAHLADDGNAALAANLLGRQPRLIWYLPALGDGALPDTAPTLGELTPDWVTPAIVVVLASAVAAIVWRGRRFGPLVTEDLPVTVRASETTEGRSRLYARARDTVHAADLLRFGALERLARTLGLGPATPAPTIADAAAGLVGADRGRVRGILIDDLPATDAELVALADALDDLETAVRLAVRPERNPQ
- a CDS encoding MoxR family ATPase; translation: MNRVRLEVGKAVIGQDGAVTGLLIALLARGHVLLEGVPGVAKTLLVRSFSRAIGLDTKRVQFTPDLMPGDVSGSLVYDARSGEFEFREGPVFTNVLLADEINRTPPKTQAALLEAMEERQVSADGVTRPIPDPFLVAATQNPVEHEGTYSLPEAQLDRFLLKLVIGVPARDAELAVLRRHADGFRPGDLDAAGLSAVVGADEIRAAQRAAASVAVADDVLGYVVDLARATRQAPSVQLGASPRAATALLAAAKVWAWLGGYPAITPDHVQAMLMPAWRHRLRLRPEAEIEGVSVEAILASVQQQTPVPI